A section of the Octopus bimaculoides isolate UCB-OBI-ISO-001 chromosome 17, ASM119413v2, whole genome shotgun sequence genome encodes:
- the LOC106879624 gene encoding cyclin-T1 — translation MMTTELVRNENILLQTLGFDLTVDHPHTHVVKTCQMVRASKDLAQTSYFLATNSLHLTTMCLMYKPTVVACVCIHLASRWGSWELQSSAEGKPWYSYVEKSVTPDLLEELTIDFLEVLDGCPTRLKKKIMTWRSGRDKDEDKDKDGPPEKKSRLDIRGTSNSTATGSSPGPSAESDFTKERLNIASSPSDRKVRFKVETPVKVLSQPEKSSFPLDSTAVGVPGVSATHAAASAAAAASVSSSSSSSNPKLDQRKKMHKSSVPRADSKSLSDRHSHIVRPHQNAPLKLTIKTPIPPCDGEAKLPGSSQVSGKWSNQNRLKLDNHTGSANVSMKQLHNSKVDYPPLDRMKDVNHMVNMKGHIDSYSQKSVTGRIDPMLQSSATSSKSHFNPNNAYPVVNPSCTSNDVQFDSTYRNSARRQKVCDTSLTPYKSGSKQQQLSASQSLRYNSYCQGSDLRLDNEKLIGHSLESNGSGPSNLHSSQALTNPLPSSVTTASASNATGGREQFGELQMQIQQLIDIQKKNIREHRQKYTMDLHK, via the exons TACAAACGCTTG GTTTTGATTTAACTGTTGATCATCCTCACACTCATGTTGTCAAAACCTGTCAAATGGTGCGAG CCAGTAAGGATCTTGCTCAGACATCATACTTCCTTGCAACAAACAG TTTGCATTTAACCACAATGTGCTTGATGTACAAACCAACAGTAGTTGCTTGTGTCTGTATACATCTTGCTAGTAGGTGGGGTAGCTGGGAG ttgCAGTCGTCTGCTGAAGGGAAACCTTGGTATTCGTACGTTGAAAAGTCTGTCACTCCAGATCTTCTTGAGG AGCTTACCATCGATTTCCTAGAAGTTCTTGATGGATGTCCAACtcgattaaagaaaaaaatcatgacTTGGAGA tCTGGTCGAGATAAAGATGAAGATAAAGACAAAGATGGACCACCTGAAAAGAAAAGTCGTCTTGATATACGAGGAACGTCTAATTCTACAGCCACTGGCAGCAGCCCCGGTCCATCTGCCGAAAGCGATTTCACAAAGGAACGCTTGAACATTGCCTCTTCGCCTTCAGACCGGAAGGTCCGCTTTAAGGTGGAAACTCCTGTGAAAGTACTATCACAACCTGAAAAATCTAGTTTTCCATTGGACTCTACTGCTGTTGGTGTTCCTGGAGTTTCAGCAACACATGCAgcagcttctgctgctgctgctgcttcagttagtagtagcagtagtagtagtaatccaaAACTTGATCAAAGAAAAAAGATGCACAAAAGTTCTGTGCCACGTGCAGATTCTAAGTCCTTATCTGATAGACATTCACACATTGTGCGTCCCCATCAGAATGCACCTCTGAAACTAACTATAAAAACTCCCATTCCTCCGTGTGATGGTGAGGCTAAATTACCCGGGTCTAGCCAAGTGTCTGGCAAATGGAGCAATCAAAACCGATTAAAACTTGATAACCATACGGGTTCAGCAAATGTTAGCATGAAACAACTACACAATAGTAAGGTGGACTATCCCCCCTTAGACCGTATGAAAGATGTGAACCATATGGTTAACATGAAGGGTCATATAGACTCCTATTCACagaaatcagtgacaggcagaatCGATCCCATGCTACAGAGCTCAGCTACTTCTAGTAAGTCACATTTTAATCCAAATAATGCTTACCCCGTTGTAAACCCTTCTTGCACTTCGAATGATGTACAGTTTGATTCGACATATAGGAACTCTGCTCGAAGACAGAAAGTGTGTGATACATCTCTGACACCTTACAAAAGTGGATCCAAACAGCAACAATTGTCTGCATCGCAATCATTACGCTATAACTCTTATTGTCAAGGTTCAGATTTAAGACTGGACAATGAAAAACTAATTGGACACAGCCTAGAGTCTAATGGAAGCGGGCCATCTAATTTGCACTCTTCTCAGGCATTAACAAACCCTCTCCCCTCTTCTGTTACAACTGCCTCCGCTTCAAATGCCACAGGTGGACGAGAACAATTTGGTGAACTACAAATGCAGATACAGCAGTTaatagatatacagaaaaaaaatattcgagAACATAGGCAGAAATATACCATGGATCTgcacaaatga